One Tachysurus vachellii isolate PV-2020 chromosome 18, HZAU_Pvac_v1, whole genome shotgun sequence DNA segment encodes these proteins:
- the cacng4b gene encoding calcium channel, voltage-dependent, gamma subunit 4b, with the protein MAWCDRAVQLLLATVGAFVAFSLMTIAIGTDYWLYSRAYICNATNMTADDTQSQPKKTRGDLTHSGLWRICCIEGLNKGSCYRINHFPDDNDYDTDSSEYLLRIVRASSVFPILSTVLLLLGGLCVGLGRIYNKRNNILLSAGILFVAAGLSNIIGIIVYISSNTGDPSDKRDEDKKSQYNYGWSFYFGALSFIVAEAVAVLAVNIYIEKNKEVHFQARREFVKSTSSSSPYSRMSSFRYRRRHSRSSSRSTEASREASPVGIKMVSSVPLGEINMYTLSRDPLKSGTDSSYSPEHDSGFLQVHNCFPKDLNDTINRRTTPV; encoded by the exons ATGGCTTGGTGCGACCGTGCGGTTCAACTGCTCCTGGCCACCGTGGGCGCGTTCGTGGCGTTTAGCCTGATGACCATCGCTATAGGCACGGACTACTGGCTGTACTCCAGAGCCTACATCTGTAACGCGACCAATATGACAGCGGATGACACGCAGTCTCAACCCAAGAAAACACGCGGCGATCTCACGCACTCCGGGCTTTGGAGAATCTGCTGTATAGAAG gtCTCAACAAAGGAAGCTGTTACCGTATCAATCATTTTCCAGACGACAACGACTATGACACCGATAGCTCAGAATATCTCCTAC gtatAGTACGTGCCTCCAGTGTGTTCCCCATTCTCAGTACAGTTCTACTACTTCTAGGGGGGCTGTGTGTGGGATTAGGACGGATCTACAACAAGAGGAATAACATTTTGCTGAGTGCAGGGATCCTGTTTGTGGCAGCAG GTTTGAGCAACATCATTGGGATCATCGTTTACATCTCCAGCAACACTGGTGATCCCAGTGACAAACGTGATGAGGACAAGAAGAGCCAGTACAATTACGGCTGGTCCTTCTACTTTGGGGCTCTCTCGTTCATCGTTGCAGAGGCGGTTGCTGTCCTAGCTGTGAACATCTACATAGAAAAGAACAAAGAGGTGCACTTTCAAGCACGGCGAGAGTTTGTCAAGTCTACCTCGTCCTCCTCACCCTACTCACGCATGTCCAGTTTCCGCTACAGGCGGCGACATTCACGTTCCAGCTCGCGCTCCACAGAGGCGTCCCGTGAAGCCTCTCCCGTCGGAATAAAGATGGTGAGCTCTGTGCCGCTGGGTGAGATCAACATGTATACACTAAGCAGAGACCCGCTGAAATCGGGGACTGACAGCTCCTATAGCCCTGAACATGACTCTGGATTCCTGCAGGTGCACAACTGTTTTCCCAAAGACCTGAACGACACCATCAACAGGAGGACAACACCAGTATGA